Proteins found in one Bacillus marinisedimentorum genomic segment:
- a CDS encoding YtrH family sporulation protein, translated as MEERFIASLINCYFIALGVILGGAVIGGIGAFIIGTQPPLTMISRLAGSLKIWAIVAAIGGTFDVINNFERGIFEGATTDIIKQVLLIISAMGGVQSGSLLIQWLTQEHTT; from the coding sequence GTGGAAGAACGTTTTATCGCATCACTCATTAATTGTTACTTTATCGCACTCGGGGTCATACTGGGCGGTGCGGTGATCGGCGGAATCGGAGCGTTTATTATCGGGACACAGCCGCCGCTGACCATGATCAGCAGACTTGCCGGGAGCTTGAAAATCTGGGCGATTGTCGCAGCTATCGGCGGTACATTCGATGTCATCAACAACTTTGAAAGAGGGATTTTCGAAGGTGCGACAACAGACATCATCAAGCAAGTCTTGCTTATTATATCCGCAATGGGCGGCGTACAAAGCGGAAGCTTGCTCATCCAGTGGCTGACGCAGGAGCACACAACATGA
- the ytrI gene encoding sporulation membrane protein YtrI, with product MMRVPDYSQDPGWQRFFAGAAAGAIVSWVIFLFLFGEIQEKNTQTIITQQSSIRELEHRINLYNEEKIKLNNENEKKLKVQELSIQFSNSEKLKLELLTVHQLREEVEEQLQDVIGRDIETAARTKGLIYRAVESKVYNIDDQEYSLKIIHSSLYTTFELTLSIKKR from the coding sequence ATGATGAGGGTGCCTGATTATTCACAAGATCCAGGATGGCAGCGGTTCTTTGCGGGGGCGGCTGCAGGAGCCATCGTCAGCTGGGTTATCTTTTTGTTCTTATTCGGTGAAATACAGGAAAAAAACACACAGACGATAATTACCCAGCAATCCAGCATCCGTGAACTGGAGCACCGTATAAACTTATATAATGAGGAAAAAATAAAACTGAATAACGAAAATGAAAAAAAACTGAAGGTCCAGGAATTATCCATCCAATTTTCCAACAGCGAAAAACTGAAACTGGAATTGCTGACCGTCCATCAGCTTAGAGAAGAAGTGGAAGAGCAGCTCCAGGATGTCATCGGCAGGGATATCGAAACGGCTGCCCGTACAAAAGGGCTGATTTACCGTGCAGTTGAAAGCAAAGTTTATAATATAGATGATCAGGAATACAGCTTGAAAATCATCCACAGTTCCCTCTATACTACATTCGAGCTCACTCTTTCGATTAAAAAAAGATGA